A window from Bosea sp. ANAM02 encodes these proteins:
- the dnaA gene encoding chromosomal replication initiator protein DnaA — protein MFERQDFGDMVETTPVVVTIAAEETAVVQGGEVSIQDAWERVRRRLRAELGEDVFSSWFGRLEIAGIVEGVAYLTVPTRFLKSWLEAHYTERLRVNCMAELPAPNGVLLSVRTVSRDPAAQPQIEALRSRPVTVASPAPAEAGRPAAVSLPQAGENDLVDACGTALDRRMSFQSFVVGKSNQLAFAAAERIAAAPAGQSPYNPLYLHAGVGLGKTHLLQAIAQEARRQGKRVAYFTADRFMYGFVAALKSQTALAFKEKLRGIDLLVVDDVQFIQGKSIQQEFGHTINALLDAGKQIVVAGDRLAGELEALDERIRSRLGGGLVVEVGELDEALRATILSSRLEALQTAHPNFQVSPDVVAYVSRVVATNGRDLDGAANRLLAHATLSGQLVTLETAEAAIRDLVRTREPRRVKIEDIQKLVATRYNVSRADILSERRTAAVVKPRQIAMYLSKALTPRSLPEIGRRFGGRDHTTVLHAVRKIEKAISEDRSLHDEVDLLKRMLQE, from the coding sequence ATGTTCGAGCGGCAGGATTTCGGGGACATGGTCGAGACGACGCCGGTGGTGGTGACGATCGCCGCGGAAGAGACCGCCGTGGTCCAGGGCGGGGAGGTCTCGATCCAGGACGCCTGGGAGCGCGTGCGCCGGCGCCTGCGGGCGGAGCTCGGCGAGGACGTGTTCTCGAGCTGGTTCGGCCGGCTGGAGATCGCCGGCATCGTCGAGGGCGTCGCCTATCTCACCGTACCCACCCGCTTCCTGAAGAGCTGGCTCGAGGCGCATTATACCGAGCGCCTGCGGGTGAACTGCATGGCCGAGCTGCCGGCACCGAACGGCGTGCTGCTCTCGGTGCGCACCGTGTCGCGCGATCCCGCCGCCCAGCCGCAGATCGAGGCTTTGCGCAGCCGCCCCGTGACCGTGGCGAGCCCCGCTCCGGCCGAGGCTGGCCGTCCCGCCGCGGTCAGCCTGCCCCAGGCCGGCGAGAACGATCTCGTCGATGCCTGCGGTACCGCGCTCGACCGGCGCATGAGCTTCCAGAGCTTCGTCGTCGGCAAGTCGAACCAGCTCGCCTTCGCCGCGGCCGAGCGCATCGCCGCCGCACCCGCCGGCCAGAGCCCCTATAACCCGCTCTATCTCCATGCCGGCGTCGGCCTCGGCAAGACGCATCTCCTGCAGGCGATCGCCCAGGAAGCGCGCCGCCAGGGCAAGCGCGTCGCCTATTTCACCGCCGACCGCTTCATGTACGGCTTCGTCGCGGCGCTGAAATCGCAGACGGCGCTCGCCTTCAAGGAGAAGCTGCGCGGCATCGACCTGCTCGTCGTCGACGACGTTCAGTTCATCCAGGGCAAGTCGATCCAGCAGGAATTCGGCCACACGATCAACGCCTTGCTCGACGCCGGCAAGCAGATCGTCGTCGCCGGCGACCGGCTCGCAGGCGAACTGGAAGCGCTCGACGAGCGCATCCGCTCGCGGCTCGGCGGCGGGCTCGTGGTCGAAGTGGGAGAACTCGACGAGGCGTTGCGCGCGACGATCCTCTCCAGCCGCCTTGAGGCGCTGCAGACCGCGCATCCGAATTTCCAGGTCAGCCCCGATGTCGTCGCCTATGTCTCGCGCGTCGTCGCGACCAATGGCCGCGATCTCGACGGCGCCGCCAACCGCCTGCTCGCCCATGCGACGCTGTCGGGCCAGCTCGTGACGCTGGAGACGGCGGAAGCGGCGATCCGCGACCTCGTCCGCACCCGCGAGCCGCGGCGCGTCAAGATCGAGGACATCCAGAAGCTCGTCGCGACGCGCTACAATGTCAGCCGCGCCGACATTCTCTCGGAACGCCGTACCGCGGCCGTGGTGAAGCCGCGCCAGATCGCGATGTATCTGTCGAAGGCGCTGACGCCGCGCTCGCTGCCCGAGATCGGCCGCCGTTTCGGCGGGCGCGACCACACCACGGTGCTGCACGCCGTGCGCAAGATCGAGAAGGCGATCAGCGAGGACCGCTCGCTGCATGACGAGGTCGACCTGCTGAAGCGCATGCTGCAGGAGTGA